The Trichocoleus sp. FACHB-46 genome has a segment encoding these proteins:
- the psb34 gene encoding photosystem II assembly protein Psb34, whose protein sequence is MRYTTEEGGRLNNFAVEPKMYQAEPPTKSQQRNSLILGALGMVLVGGLVFVAFSVSNLG, encoded by the coding sequence ATGCGTTATACGACCGAGGAAGGTGGACGCTTAAATAACTTCGCTGTTGAGCCGAAGATGTATCAAGCAGAACCACCCACTAAATCCCAACAAAGAAACTCCCTCATTTTGGGAGCTTTAGGAATGGTTTTAGTCGGTGGGCTCGTCTTTGTCGCCTTCTCCGTATCCAACCTAGGCTAG